Within Sphingobium sp. KCTC 72723, the genomic segment AAGCGCCGTTCATCTTGCGGCATCCGCCTTCCCGTCATCCGTTCGAAACGGTCGGGACCGACTTTACGCCACCAGGGCAAATCGACGGGGGCGGCGACCTGCTGCAAATGCAGCAGATAGGCGTCGAGGTTCGCGAACGTCCGTCCAAAGGCATAGGGTAGGCCGGAACGTCCCTCGCTCCTGATCACTTTTGCATCGCCTTTTTCCGCTACGTCAGGCTTGGCTTGGCTCTGTTTCACCGGCTCGCTCACCCCCGGCAGCGGCCGAAACGATGAAGCTGCCGTTAATATAATCAACAAGATGCCCTGTGCGACCATGTCGCCATCGTTACCAAATTTATTAACGAAGGTCTATTGCCCCTGAGTTCTCGCTATGGTCTGTTGCGGTCAGAGACGGGGTATTTGGGAGGTATTTGTGGGATCACCTTTCGTTCAATTCGATTCAAGTGGCGCGCTCATTGATCGCAAGGCAGGTGGCAGGGATATGCCATGTCTCTGTCGGGCCAGATGGTGCCTTCTACTGTAATCGCGGCTGATGCTGACGCATCGCTTACGGGCAGCCTTTCCGGTACGGAAGGCTATGATCTGATCGGCGTGGATCTGGTCGCAGGCCAGACTTACAGCTTCTCCTACCGTGGCACCGCGACGGGCGGGATCGACGATCCCTATCTGGCGCTGTTCGATCCCACATTGGGTTCGGTGCTGGCGGAAGATGATGATGGTGGCGCAGGTCGTGGATCGCTGATCACCTTTACAGCGGCCACAACGGGGACGCATTATCTCTACGCCACGTCATGGTATACGCTGGGAACCGGCGATCCGTCGCTGGATACCGGCGACTATACCATCGATGTCTGGTCGCCAGATCCTGCTAAGGACGCGCCCTCCACTTTTGCCGGCGCTGAAACGATTACCCAAGGCACGACCTTTGGCTATCTGGATTCCGGCAGCGACGTCGACATTTATCGGATCGATGTGACGGCGGGCAATGTCTATTCCTTCACCTATGCTGGCGGCATCGCCGGTTCTGCGGAATTGTCCGCTCCGGCCGAAGGCGAAAATATCGGTATCGTCTCGATCTACGATGCCGACGGCGCATTGGTCACCGCAGGTGTCAATTACGAAACCGGCGTGAACTTCTTCGCTGAAAATTCCGGCACCTATTATGTCGAAATTTCGCCCTACGACCCCGGCCTGACCGGCGGATATACGCTCGACGTCGCGGAACTCGACCCGGCGGATTATAACCCGCTGGATTCGATCGACTGGCGCAGCGCCGACAATGTGCCATTCGTCGATGTGGGCGGCGTTCCTACCGCCTATGTATATTTCGCGCCTGCCGGTGAAAATTTCGGTGAAACAGGCGACGATGGCACGACGCCGATGGTCACCTACGGCTGGAAGCAATTCCAGATCAACGGCGTGATGGCTGCGCTGGGCGAATTTGAAGAGATATTGGGCGTAAATTACGAGATTACGACCGATGTAACGCAGGCGACGTTCCGACTGGTCACGACGGAATCGACGGAATATGGCGCATATTTCTATCCCCAGGATCCCAGCTACGGGACGCAGCAGGGGATTGGCGCCTTCAACCTGCTCAGCGGCGGCTTCTCCTTGCCGGAAAGCCTGCAACCGGGTGGATATTCCTTCGCGGTCGTCATGCACGAATTCGGCCACGCACATGGTCTGGCCCATCCGCACGACAATGGCGGCGGGTCGGACGTCATGCTGGGCGTGACGGGTTCGGATTCGCTGGGCATCTACGACCTCAACCAGGGCGTCTACACCGTCATGTCCTATAATGACGGCTGGCAAACCAACCCCGACGGTCCGCAACCCTATACGCGCGCGACCATCGGCTATGGCTGGTCGGGCAGCCTCAGCGCGTTCGACATCGCCCAGCTTCAGCTACGCTATGGCGTGCATGAAAATAATATAGGCAATGACGTCTACCGGATCGACAATGCCAACAGCAAAGGCACCTTCTACGAAACGATCTGGGACACTGGCGGCACCGACACCATTCTCTACACGGGCAATGCCGACGCGCATATCGACCTGCTGGCTGCAACGCTCGACTACACACCCACAGGTGGCGGCGTAGTTTCCTATGCCGAAAGCTTCCATGGCGGCTTTACCATCGCCAATGGTGTCGTGATCGAAAATGCCACCGGCAGCTATGGCAATGACGAACTGCTGGGTAACAGCGCCGATAACCTGATCAAGGGCAATGGCGGCAACGACACGATATTGGGTCGTGAAGGCAATGATACGCTGCGGGGCAATGACGGCAACGACACCATCTATGGCGGCGCTGGCGACGACATTCTGGAAGGCGGTGCAAATGTCGACATCCTCATTGGCGGGGCCGGTTCCGATCAACTCAACGGCGGCGCGGGCAAGGATATTTTCCGCTTCGACGATGATGATGTCGATGGCAGCCGGGACTATATTCTCGACTTCACCAACCGCATCGACATCATCGACCTGAGCGGTATCGACGCGGACCGCAATACAGTGGATGATGATGCCTTCGTCCGCATCGGCAAGGCGCAATTCAGCGGCACAGCCGGGGAATTGCGTCTGGTCAGCGGCACCCTATATGGCGACACCGACGGGGATGGCGCGGCGGATTTCACGCTCCAGCTCACCGGAAAATCGCATGTCTTTGTTGAAGACATCATTCTGTAGTCGATTGCCGACCTGACGTTAACCTCGCCTGTTCGCGCGGTCGTTCATGGCCATCGAAATATCTGCGATGATATTTCGGTGGTCATAGGCGACCCGCCGGGCGGGTCTATCGCTATAGTGAATGACTATTGGCGGAAGGGGTGGGATTCGAACCCACGGATGCTTGCACATCGGCGGTTTTCAAGACCGCTGCAATCGACCACTCTGCCACCCTTCCGTTGCTTGGCTTCCTAGCGCGCCACGCGGACTTTCCAAGCATAAAAATTCCGGTCGGCCCGCTTCGTCGCCTTCCTGACGCGGCTGTGCCATTTGGGGTTTCATCTGCCGCTTGGCATGTGCCACAAAAGGGCATGGGAGATTCTTTGCGTATATTTGCCCTTTCGGCGCTGCTGGGCTTGTCCGTCATTTCTGCAACCGCACTCGTTCCAGCGACGGCGCAGGCGCAGGATGGCACGGATTTCCGCGCCTATCTGGAAAGCCTGCGGCCAAAGGCACGGGCCATGGGCATCAGCGACGCGACGATGGACGGGGTGTTTCCGACACTGACTGCCAATCCCCGCGTCGTGGCGCTGGACCAGACGCAACCGGGTGGCGGCGCCTATTCGCCGATCCCCAATTTCGAACCCTATCGTCGTCAGCATGTCGACGCCGCGCGCATCGGCCGGGGCCGCACCGTCTATCAGGCCAATCGCGCCCGGCTGTCGAGGATCGAGGCCGAGACGGGCGTGCCGGAGGAGATCATGGTCGCGATCTTCGGCCATGAAACCAATTATGGCAGCTATACCGGCGATTTCGACCTGATCCGTTCGCTCGCCACATTGGCGCATGAAGGACGCAGGCGCACTTTGTTTGAGCCGGAATTGCTGGCCACGCTTAAAATGCTGGACAGCGGCGTGCCACGCAGCCGCCTCGTTGGCAGTTGGGCCGGGGCCACTGGCTATCCCCAATTCCTGCCCAGCGTCTATCTGCGCATTGCCAAGGATGGCGATGGTGATGGCCGCGCCGACATCTGGACCAGCCAGGCCGATGCGCTGGCATCCATCGCCAATTATTTCGTGCAGGCCGGGTGGCGACGCGGCCAGCCCTGGGGCGTGGCGGTAAGCGTCCCCGCCGGCCTTGATCGTGCCAGCATCGCGGCGCGCACTACGCCCGCCCGCTGCCCGCGCGTGTTCAACCGGCACAGCCGCTGGCTGTCGATGGCGGAGTGGCGCAATCTGGGCCTGTTCCCAACTGGTGGCAGCTGGCCGGGCGACAGCGTCATGGCGACATTGCTGGAACCGGACGGGCCGGGCAAGACGGCCTATCTGCTGACCAGCAATTATCGGGCGATTCTGGATTATAACTGTTCCAATTTCTATGCTTTATCAGTGGGGTTGCTGGCCGATGCGGTCAAACAATAGGGGGATGCTGCCGGTTCTGGCCGGGGCAATGACTTTGCTCGTTTCGTGCAGCGGCGGTGAACAGCCAGGTGTACCACCGGCACCAGCGCCCATATCGCGGCCCGTGGCGCAGCGTGGCATGGTTGCCGACGATCCGGTAAAGATCGGCGCAGCTTATAAAGTCGGCGGCACGACCTATACGCCCGAAGACGCGCCCAATTACGACGTTGTCGGCTATGCGGGTTGGTATGGGGAGGAACTGGCGGGCGGGGACACGGCCAATGGCGAGGCGTTCGTTCCGTCTGCCATCACTGCCGCGCACCGCACGCTGCCGCTACCCAGCTATGTCGAGGTGACGGCGCTCGACACCGGGCGAACCATCGTGGTGCGTGTCAACGACCGGGGACCGTTCGCCAACAGCCGTATCATCGACCTGTCGCGTGGAGCGGCGGAACAGTTGGGGCTGATTGGCGCAGGCGCAGCCCCGGTGCGGGTCCGGCGGGTCAGTCCGCCCGATCAGGAACGTGTGGCGCTGCGCAGCCATGGGCGGGTTGCCGAACGGCTGGAAACGCCGCCTGCGCTGTTGAAAGCGTTGCGCGAAAAATTGCCCAGGAAGCCTGCGTTTACAGCCGCCGCCCCTGCGCCTGCTACCAAGGCCGTGCCAAAGCCGATGCTACGCGAAACATCGCCTCCGCTCGCTGGTTCGGCGCCTGTGCCGATGGCAAAATCCTATGTCGTGCAGGTCGCGGCTTTCTCCTCCCGCGCGCGTGCGCAAACGCTGGCGACGCGGATCGGCGCGCAGGCGGTCGAGGGTGCCGGGCTGTGGCGCGTGCGCTTTGGTCCCTATCCTACGCAGGATGCCGCGCAGGCAGGCGTGCGTGCTGCGGCATCCGGGGGCTTTGAGAATGCGCGGATCATGGCTAATGACGCGCCATAGGCACGTCGCGGAATCCGCTGATTCCCTCCCGCCGACTTTATCCAGCAAGGCAGTTTCCATGAAAAAGTCCGTCGCCCTTCTTCTTTTCACCGCTCTGCTGACGCAACCGCTGGTCGCTGCCGCGCCGCCTTATACCAGCGAAGCGCCGATCGCTTATCTCAAGGATCTCTCGTCCGGCGCTGTGCTGTACAGCAAGGGCGGACAGACCCGGATGCCACCGGCTTCGATGGCGAAGATGATGACGGCGCATGTCGCTTTCCGCCTGATCCAGAAGGGCGAATTGAAACTGAACACCATGTTCACCGTGCGCCCCGAAACTTGGAAACAATGGCACGGGCCGCAGGCGGGATCGACCATGTTCCTGTCGGCGGGCGAACAGGTGTCGGTCGAAAATCTGCTGCACGGCATTGTCACTCTGTCCGGCAATGACGCCTGCGTCGTTCTGGCCGAAGGGATTGCCGGAACCGAGCAGGCATTCGTCGCCGCGATGAATGAGGAAGCCAAGCGGCTTGGCCTGAAGAACAGCCATTTCGGCACCAGCAACGGCTGGCCCGACGAAGGCGTGACCTATGTGACCGCTGAAGATCTGGCTCATCTGGCGCAGGCGACGGTCGAGGAGACACCGGACCTCTACAAGCGTTTCTACGCCACCCGCTCCTTCACCTGGGGCAAGACGATGGGCGGCGCGGATATTCAGCAGGGCAACCGCAATCCGATATTGGGCAAGATCGCCGGGGCCGACGGCCTCAAGACCGGGCATACCGAGGAAGCCGGGTTCGGCTTTACCGGCTCGGCGGAACAGGACGGCCGCCGTCTGGTCATGGTCGTTGCAGGCCTGACCAGCTTCAACAGCCGCATCAGCGAATCCGTGCGTTTCATGGACTGGGGCTTCAAGGCGTGGAAAGCGCAGCCTTTGTTCAAAAAGGGTGCCGTCGTCGACACCGCGCCCGTGCAATTGGGCAGCGCTACGAGCGTATCGCTGGTCGCGCCGCAAAATCTGGCGGTCACCTTGCCCCGGACGGCATCGGCCAATGTGCAGGTGAAGGTGGTTTATACCGGCCCGATCAAGGCACCCATCGCCAAGGGGCAGAAGATCGCCGATCTGATCGTGTCCACGCCGGACACCCCGCCGCAGGTGATGGCCCTGGTCGCGGGTGAGGATGTTGCCGAAGCAGGGCTATTTGGTCGGCTTTGGAATGGCCTGAAATCGCTGTTCGGGTGACGTCTTTGCCGGACTTTGTTGGGCGGTTCATTACGCTGGAAGGCGGGGAGGGCGCAGGAAAATCCACGCAGCTTCGCGCGCTCGCGACCGTTCTGCGCGCGCACGGGATCGAAGTGGTGGAAACGCGCGAGCCGGGCGGGAGCGAAGGGGCGGAAGCTATCCGTGCGCTGCTGCTGACGGGTGGGCAGGATCGCTGGAGTCCCCGCGCCGAAGCGCTGCTGTTCGCGGCGGCGCGCGCGGATCATGTCGAAAAGACTATCCGCCCTGCTCTGGCGCGCGGCGCGTGGGTGCTGTCCGATCGTTTTCTGGACTCCAGTCGTGCCTATCAGGGGCAGGGCGCGCTGACCGATGCCGACATCGTGATGCTGCACCGCATCGGCAGCAACGGCTTCCTGCCCGACCGGACCCTGTTCCTGACGCTGCCCGAAACCGAAGCGGAAAATCGCACGCGCGCGCGGGATGGCGATGCGACCGACCGGATCGGCGGACGCGACCGCGACTTTCATCGCACGGTGGCCGACGCCTTTGCACGATTTGCAGCGCAGGAGCCTGAACGGGTGCGCGCCATCGATGCGTCCGGCGCGGCGGCTGACATCACTGACCGGCTGATGGCTGCGCTGGCCGACCTGCTGCCATGACCATGCCGATCGGCCATGATGTTCAGGCCCGTATGTTGGTTGCCGCCGCAGCGAGCGGGCGGATGCACCATGGCTGGATATTGGCCGGTCCCAAAGGCATTGGCAAAGGCGGATTTGCCCGTGCGCTGGCGCTGCGCCTGCTGGCCGATGCCGCAGGACCGCCTGTGGACGATGACGGCCTGGCCGTGCCGGAAAACCACCCGGTTCGCCGCCTGATCGAGGCATCGGCCCATCCCGATTATGCGCAACTTGCGCCGTTGGAAAAGGATGGCGTCACTGCCCGCAACATCAGCGTCGATCAGGTGCGCGGGCTTGGTCGGCTGCTGCATTCGGCCCCTTCGCTCTCATCTCGCCGGATCGTGGTGATAGACGCCGCCGACGATCTGGAACGGGGCGCGGCCAACGCGCTGCTCAAGACGCTGGAGGAACCGCCGACGGACATGGTCTTCCTGCTGGTCAGCCATGCGCCCGGCCGATTGCTTCCCACCATCCGCTCCCGTTGCCGCACCCTACGCTTCGATCCGCTGGAGGATGCGGCCATGCGTCAGGTTTTGCGTGCCACCGATGAAACATTGTCGCCCGCTGAAATCGACGCACTGGTCCGGGCGGGGGAGGGTTCTCCGGGCCGGGCCTTGCGCTATGCCGGGCTGAACCTGGTCGAACTGGAAAGCGCGCTCGTTTCGATCTCCATCGACGGGGATCCGGGCAATCGCCAGCGGCTGGCACTGGCCAAATCCCTGGCGCTCAAATCGGCACGCCCCCGTTATGAGGCGTTTCTGGAACGCGCGCCCGCCTTCATCGCCAACGCCGCACGCACGCGCAGCGGCGCAGCATTGGGTGGCGCACTCGACCATTGGGAAGCGGCGCGGCATCTGGCGGGTGGGGCCATCATTCTGTCACTTGATCCAGCGTCGGTCGTGTTCGAACTTGGGGGGCATGTGGCCGCACTGGCCCGGTCGTGAAATTGTAGCGCTGGGATGTTCCCTATGGCTGGAAATCGCTCTAGGGAAGGGCGCATGTCCAAGCCCTACACCATCACCACCGCCATCTCCTACCCCAACGGTCGTCCCCATATCGGCCATGCTTATGAAGTGATCGCGACCGATGCGATTGCCCGGTTCCATCGGATGCTGGGCCGCGACGTGTTTTTTCAGACCGGCACTGACGAACATGGGTTGAAGATGGTGCAGGCCGCGCGCGGTCGCGACATGGAACCGCGCGCGCTGGCCGACGAAATGTCGGGCTATTTCCGGTCGATGAACGAAACGCTGAATATCAGCCATGACCGCTTCATCCGCACCAGCGAAACCGCGCATCACAGCGCCAGCCAGGCGATCTGGCAGGCGATGGAGGCGAATGGCGACCTTTATCTGGATCGCTACGAAGGCTGGTATTCGGTCCGCGACGAAGCCTTTTACGATGAAAAGGAACTGGTCGGCGGGGAAGGCGGGGAAAAACTCTCGCCGCAGGGAACGCCAGTGGAATGGACGGTCGAGGAAAGCTGGTTCTTCCGCCTGTCCGCCTATCAGGACCGTCTGCTGGCACTCTACGAAAGCCAGCCCGATTTCATTCGCCCCGACAGCCGCCGCAACGAAATCATGCGTTTTGTCGAAGGCGGCCTGTCGGACCTCAGCATTTCACGCACCAGCTTCGACTGGGGGGTCAAGGTGCCGGGGTCGGACGGCCATGTCATGTATGTCTGGGTCGATGCGCTGACCAATTATCTGACCGGCTGCGGCTATCCCGACGATGCGGACCGGATGGCGCGATATTGGGCGGAAGGCGGCGACATCACGCATATAATCGGCAAAGACATTGTGCGTTTTCATACCGTTTACTGGCCCGCTTTCCTGATGAGCGCGAAGCTGCCCTTGCCCAAACAGATATTCGGCCACGGTTTCCTGCTCAACCGGGGCGAAAAAATGTCCAAGTCGGTTGGCAATGTCGCCGACCCGATCGCACTGGCGGAACGATTCGGCGTCGATCAATTGCGCTATTTCCTGCTGTCCGAAGTCATGTTCGGCAATGACGGCAGCTATAGCGCCGAAGCGATCGTGGCGCGGGCGAACAGCGACCTTGCCAACAGTTTCGGCAATCTGGCGCAGCGGACATTGAGCTTCATTGCGAAAAATCTGGAAGGCCGCTTGCCGCAACCCGCGCCGCAGGACGTCGATAGCGACCTGCTGGCCACCATCGCCGAAGCCGCCGCCACATTCCAGACCGCCATGGCCGACCTCGCCCCCTCTGTCGCGATCGAGGCATGGATGCGCGCCGTCTTCGCCTGCAACGCCTATATCGACGTGCAGGCGCCCTGGGCGCTGCGCAAAACTGATCCCGCGCGGATGGAAGCGGTGCTGGCAACCCTGTATGAAGCGATCGCCAGCCTTGCCATCATGATCCAGCCCGTCATTCCGGGCAGCGCCACCGCCTTGCTCGACCATATGGGCGTGGCGGCGGAAGGCCGCACCTACACGCTCATCGGCTCCGGCTGGTACGCCGCCCTGCGCGCCACCGGCTTCACGCTGAGCGCGCCCAAGCCGCTATTCCCCCGCCTCGAACTCACCGAAGCGGACGGATAATCGCCATGCTGATCGACAGCCATTGCCACCTCAATTACAAGGGGTTGATAGAGGATCAGGCCAATGTGCTGGACCGCGCCCGTGCGTCCGGCGTCGGCCTGATGCTCAACATCGCCACCCGCGAAAGCGAGTGGGACGATGTGCTGGCCACCGCCATCCGCGAACCGGATGTCTGGGCGACGGTTGGCATCCACCCGCATGAAGCCGACGAACATCCCCATATCGACACGGCCAAGCTGGTCGATCGCGCCGCCCATCCGCGTGTCGTGGGCATCGGCGAAACTGGCCTCGACTATTATTACGACCATAGCGACCGTGAGCGGCAGCAGGGCAGCTTTCGCTCCCACATCGTTGCGTCGCGGGAAACCGGCCTGCCGCTGATCGTCCACACCCGCGATGCGGAAGAGGATACGCTGGCGATCATGCGGGACGAGATGGGGAAGGGCGCTTATACCGGCGTCATCCACTGCTTCACCGCCAGCGGCGCCTTTGCCGACGCGGCGATGGACCTTGGCTTCTACATCAGTATATCGGGCATCGTGACGTTCAAGAGCGCGAAGGATTTGCAGGAAACGGCGGCGCGACTGCCGCTCGACCGTCTGCTGGTCGAAACGGACTCGCCCTTCCTCGCGCCGGTGCCGCACCGTGGCCGCCCGTGCGAACCGGCCTTCGTCGCGGACACCGCGCGGTTTCTGGCGAACCTGCGCGGCGAGAGGCTGGAGGATTTGGCGGCGGCCACGTCTGCCAATTTCCGCGCGCTGTTCACTAAGGCCGCATGAGCCTGATCCTCACCATATTGGGATGCGGCACATCGTCGGGCGTGCCACGGATCGGCAATGACTGGGGCGCGTGCGACCCGGCCGAACCGAAGAACCGGCGCACCCGCGTATCCATATTGGTACAAAGCCCGACCACCTGCATATTGGTGGACACATCTCCCGACATGCGCGCGCAGTTGCTGGCGGCGGACGTCATCGACATCGACGCGATCCTGTGGACGCACGACCATGCCGATCACAGCCATGGCATCGACGATGTGCGCCAGATATTCCACCACCGCCGCACGCCCGTGCCGGGCTATGGCCGGGCGCAGACGATGCGGCTGCTGGGCGAACGCTTCGCCTATGTGTTCCACGGGCGCAACGGCTATCCGCCGACTGTCGATGCGCATATCCTGCCCGATGGGCTGCGCATCGGTGACATCGACATTGCCTGCGTCGATCAGCCCCATGGCGACATCTGGTCGACGGGTTTCCGCTTCAGCCATGGTGACCGTTCGGTCGGCTATGCCACCGATTTTCACGACCTGACGCCTGACATGCTGGCGCTGTATGACGGGCTGGACGTGTGGGTGGTGGATGCCCTGCGCGAAAAGCCGCATCCCACTCACCCGCATCTGGCGTTGACGCTCGACGGCATCGTCGCGACCCGCCCCGACCGCGCCATCCTGATCCACATGGACCAGAGTATGGATTATGCCACGCTGCGCGATACTTTGCCCGATGGGGTGGAGCCGGGCTATGACGGCATGACGGTGCAACTGGCAACAGTGGAGCAGGGGGCGGTATGAATGGCGGCGATCAGGCGGCATCGACCATCTGGTATGTGCTGGCGATCATATTTGTGGCGTCCTCGCTCATCGGACGGCGGATGGCCTGGGGCGGATTATGGCGCATGGCCTTGTTGTGGGTCGCGATCTTCGCCGCGCTGCTGGGTCTGTTCAAACTGGCGCAGGATCAGGGATTTCTGACTGGCCGCTGGGCGCAGCGACCCGTGGAGCAGGGGGACGCGCCGCCGCTCCCTCCCGCCCGTGCCGAGGGGCAGGCGTTGCGCATCCCGGTTGCGCCGGACGGGCATTATTGGGTCGAAGGAACGATCAACGGCACCAGCGCCCGCTTCCTGATCGATAGCGGCGCGACCGTCACGGCATTGTCGGACCAGACGGCGCGGGCGGCGGGCCTCAACTATGACGTTGGCGCGCCCGGTATCGTCATGACGACCGCCAATGGCAAAATAGAGGCACGGCGCTCCAGTATCGCCAGCCTGGCCATCGGGCCGATCAACGCCAGCGACCTGCCCGTCGTCGTGTCGCCGGCCTTTGGAGAGGTGAATGTGATTGGCATGAACATGTTATCGCGCCTGAAAAGCTGGGGCGTGCAGGGTGGCGAAATGATATTGACGCCATGACCGCACACATCGCTCCACCGACCCAGCGCGATCGGTTGAAAGCCATTATCGGCGGGTCCACCGGCAATCTGGTCGAATGGTATGACTGGTATGCCTATGCCGCCTTCACTCTCTATTTCGCGCCGCATTTCTTCCCCAGTCAGGATCGCACGGCCCAATTGCTGAACGCGGCGGGCATTTTTGCGGTCGGATTTCTGATGCGGCCGATAGGTGCCTGGTTGATGGGCGTCTATGCCGACCGGAACGGACGCAAGAGCGGGCTGACGCTGTCGGTGGCGCTGATGTGCGCCGGGTCGCTGCTGATTGCGGTGACGCCGGGATATGAAACGATCGGCGTCGCCGCACCGCTGCTGCTGGTGCTGGCGCGCTTGATGCAGGGGCTGTCGATCGGCGGCGAATATGGCGCAAGCGCCACCTATCTGTCGGAAATGGCGGGCAAGAGCCGCCGGGGTTTCTTCTCCAGTTTTCAATATGTCACGCTGATCGCCGGGCAATTGGTGGCCATCTGCGTGCTGTTGACGTTGCAGGCGGTGCTGAGCGAGGCGCAACTGGATGCCTGGGGGTGGCGGATACCCTTCTTCATCGGCGGGGCGCTGGCGGTGGTAGTATTCTGGTTGCGGCGCGGACTGGCGGAAACGCAGAGCTTTGCGGTGGCGAAAGCGGCCGGTGCGCCCAAGTCCGGCTTTGTCGAACTGATCACGAGGCATCCGCGTGAAACGGTAACAGTCATGCTGCTGACCGCTGGCGGCACGATCGCCTTCTATGCTTATTCGATCTACATGCAGAAATTCCTGGTCAACACATCGGGCCTCAGCCGGCAAACTGCGTCGCAAATCAATGCAGTGACGCTGTTCCTGTTCATGCTGTTGCAACCGGTAGCGGGCGCCTTGTCGGACCGGATCGGGCGCAAGCCGCTGATGATCGGCTTCGGCGTGATGGGCGTGCTTTGCACCTATCCGATTTTCGCCACGCTGGCCGTGACGAAAGACCCGCTGGTCGCCGGGCTGCTGGTGATGGTCGGTCTGGTCATCGTGACGGGCTATACGTCGATCAATGCCGTGGTGAAGGCCGAACTGTTTCCCGCGCATATCCGGGCGCTGGGTGTCGCGTTGCCTTATGCGCTCGCCAATACGCTGTTTGGCGGAACGGCGGAATTTGTGGCGCTGTGGTTCAAGCAGGCGGGCATGGAGCAGGTATTCTATATTTATGTCACGGTGATGATCGCCATATCGCTGACCGTCTATGTACGGATGCGCGATACCGCAAAGCACAGCATGATCGAGGAAGATTGAGCGTGCGATAGGCTTTTATTTAACATAATATATATTATCGAACAAAATGAATGTAGCAGCAACGTTCAAATGTCACAGTTGCGCAAAGTAGAGATGTCTCACTTGGGCTACCGTGCCCTCCGGCTGTTCGGAGGTATTGAGCATGGCGGTGTTGCGTATGAGTACCGAGGAGCTTTCGCGGGTCGAGACGCTGATGCATGTGGTTTCAGGTCGCATGACCGTCACCCAGGCCGCAAGGCTGATGAGCGTCAGCCGCCGCCACGCCCATCGACTGCTGACCCGTTACCTTGACGATGGATCATCCGGGCTTTTGTCGCGCCGCCGTGGTCGACCAAGTAACCGGCGCTTGGATGATGCCATCAGAGATCAGATTGTCGCACTGGTTCGGACCCATTATCATGATTTTGGGCCTACATTGGCTGCGGAGTATTTGGCCGAACGGCATGATCTCCGGATCTCGCGTGAGAAGCTGCGGCAGATGATGATCGAGGCCGGGATTTGGAAGGATCGTCAGGCTCGCCGTCCTCGCCCCTATCAGCCGCGCTACCGCCGGGATTGTCGGGGCGAACTGATCCAGATCGACGGCTCAAAACATTGGTGGTTCGAAGACCGCGGCCCGCAATGCACATTGCTGGTCTATATCGACGACGCG encodes:
- a CDS encoding DNA polymerase III subunit delta', translated to MTMPIGHDVQARMLVAAAASGRMHHGWILAGPKGIGKGGFARALALRLLADAAGPPVDDDGLAVPENHPVRRLIEASAHPDYAQLAPLEKDGVTARNISVDQVRGLGRLLHSAPSLSSRRIVVIDAADDLERGAANALLKTLEEPPTDMVFLLVSHAPGRLLPTIRSRCRTLRFDPLEDAAMRQVLRATDETLSPAEIDALVRAGEGSPGRALRYAGLNLVELESALVSISIDGDPGNRQRLALAKSLALKSARPRYEAFLERAPAFIANAARTRSGAALGGALDHWEAARHLAGGAIILSLDPASVVFELGGHVAALARS
- the metG gene encoding methionine--tRNA ligase → MSKPYTITTAISYPNGRPHIGHAYEVIATDAIARFHRMLGRDVFFQTGTDEHGLKMVQAARGRDMEPRALADEMSGYFRSMNETLNISHDRFIRTSETAHHSASQAIWQAMEANGDLYLDRYEGWYSVRDEAFYDEKELVGGEGGEKLSPQGTPVEWTVEESWFFRLSAYQDRLLALYESQPDFIRPDSRRNEIMRFVEGGLSDLSISRTSFDWGVKVPGSDGHVMYVWVDALTNYLTGCGYPDDADRMARYWAEGGDITHIIGKDIVRFHTVYWPAFLMSAKLPLPKQIFGHGFLLNRGEKMSKSVGNVADPIALAERFGVDQLRYFLLSEVMFGNDGSYSAEAIVARANSDLANSFGNLAQRTLSFIAKNLEGRLPQPAPQDVDSDLLATIAEAAATFQTAMADLAPSVAIEAWMRAVFACNAYIDVQAPWALRKTDPARMEAVLATLYEAIASLAIMIQPVIPGSATALLDHMGVAAEGRTYTLIGSGWYAALRATGFTLSAPKPLFPRLELTEADG
- a CDS encoding TatD family hydrolase, translated to MLIDSHCHLNYKGLIEDQANVLDRARASGVGLMLNIATRESEWDDVLATAIREPDVWATVGIHPHEADEHPHIDTAKLVDRAAHPRVVGIGETGLDYYYDHSDRERQQGSFRSHIVASRETGLPLIVHTRDAEEDTLAIMRDEMGKGAYTGVIHCFTASGAFADAAMDLGFYISISGIVTFKSAKDLQETAARLPLDRLLVETDSPFLAPVPHRGRPCEPAFVADTARFLANLRGERLEDLAAATSANFRALFTKAA
- a CDS encoding MBL fold metallo-hydrolase — translated: MSLILTILGCGTSSGVPRIGNDWGACDPAEPKNRRTRVSILVQSPTTCILVDTSPDMRAQLLAADVIDIDAILWTHDHADHSHGIDDVRQIFHHRRTPVPGYGRAQTMRLLGERFAYVFHGRNGYPPTVDAHILPDGLRIGDIDIACVDQPHGDIWSTGFRFSHGDRSVGYATDFHDLTPDMLALYDGLDVWVVDALREKPHPTHPHLALTLDGIVATRPDRAILIHMDQSMDYATLRDTLPDGVEPGYDGMTVQLATVEQGAV
- a CDS encoding TIGR02281 family clan AA aspartic protease, which encodes MNGGDQAASTIWYVLAIIFVASSLIGRRMAWGGLWRMALLWVAIFAALLGLFKLAQDQGFLTGRWAQRPVEQGDAPPLPPARAEGQALRIPVAPDGHYWVEGTINGTSARFLIDSGATVTALSDQTARAAGLNYDVGAPGIVMTTANGKIEARRSSIASLAIGPINASDLPVVVSPAFGEVNVIGMNMLSRLKSWGVQGGEMILTP
- a CDS encoding MFS transporter; translated protein: MTAHIAPPTQRDRLKAIIGGSTGNLVEWYDWYAYAAFTLYFAPHFFPSQDRTAQLLNAAGIFAVGFLMRPIGAWLMGVYADRNGRKSGLTLSVALMCAGSLLIAVTPGYETIGVAAPLLLVLARLMQGLSIGGEYGASATYLSEMAGKSRRGFFSSFQYVTLIAGQLVAICVLLTLQAVLSEAQLDAWGWRIPFFIGGALAVVVFWLRRGLAETQSFAVAKAAGAPKSGFVELITRHPRETVTVMLLTAGGTIAFYAYSIYMQKFLVNTSGLSRQTASQINAVTLFLFMLLQPVAGALSDRIGRKPLMIGFGVMGVLCTYPIFATLAVTKDPLVAGLLVMVGLVIVTGYTSINAVVKAELFPAHIRALGVALPYALANTLFGGTAEFVALWFKQAGMEQVFYIYVTVMIAISLTVYVRMRDTAKHSMIEED